The genomic window AAACTCTATACTTACAGTTGATCTTTCAAATGCTGATGTTGATGTTATCTTTTTTATTCCATCAACACCCGATAGTGAATCCTCTATTTTTTTTGTAATCTGACTGTTTACATCATCTGGAACAGCTCCATTCCAAGTTGTACTAACAATAACCATCGGGATATTCATATTAGGAAGCAGTTCAGATTTCATTGATAACATTGAAACAATCCCTAAGAATACCATCGAAACCATCACCATTACCGTTGCAACTGGTCTACGTATAGCAATACCTGCTAATGACATATAT from Cetobacterium sp. ZOR0034 includes these protein-coding regions:
- a CDS encoding efflux RND transporter permease subunit is translated as YMSLAGIAIRRPVATVMVMVSMVFLGIVSMLSMKSELLPNMNIPMVIVSTTWNGAVPDDVNSQITKKIEDSLSGVDGIKKITSTSAFERSTVSIEFDYGVNIDLKRGDVQREIDAISGELPDDASKPVTQ